One stretch of Oncorhynchus gorbuscha isolate QuinsamMale2020 ecotype Even-year linkage group LG21, OgorEven_v1.0, whole genome shotgun sequence DNA includes these proteins:
- the gba3 gene encoding cytosolic beta-glucosidase isoform X1, giving the protein MFPTNFAWGAATSAYQIEGGWNVDDKGPSIWDTFCHEGGRLVFEGQSGDVTCNSYELWEEDLRCIRQLGLTHYRLSLSWSRLLPEGITRHVNQKGLRYYNKVINDLVASDVLPMVTLYHFDLPQALQDQGGWKSPEIAAIFDSYARFCFESFGDRVKLWITLNEPYVCAKLGHEDGIFAPGVKEPGMAAYLVGHNMLRGHARAWHSYNVLYRAKQGGSVSLAINSDWAEPLDPASPDDTAATERYLAFTLGWFSWPLFVTGDYPEVMRSSIEVRSKELGYQEGSRLPRFSKDEPSLLGTADFFALNYYTSRRVKPGECCPGVLGLKSDQDAEGVVDPSWPVCGVSWLAVVPDGLRKLLKYIKDTFNNPAVYITENGFSQVGPVDMEDVQRCGFYHDIIQEIARALREDGVDVRGYFAWSLLDNFEWADGFSVRFGLFHVDFSRPERPRTAYRSGREYAGIISKYRSQTMVNI; this is encoded by the exons GAGGCTGGAATGTGGATGACAAGGGACCGAGCATTTGGGACACGTTCTGTCACGAGGGGGGCAGACTAGTGTTCGAGGGCCAGAGTGGAGATGTCACCTGTAACAGCTATGAGCTCTGGGAAGAGGACCTCCGGTGTATCCGTCAGCTAGGCCTGACCCACTACCGCCTGTCTCTGTCCTGGTCCCGCCTGCTACCGGAGGGCATAACACGACATGTCAATCAAAAAG GTTTGCGATACTACAACAAAGTGATCAATGATTTGGTGGCTAGTGACGTGTTGCCCATGGTTACTCTGTACCACTTTGACCTGCCACaagctctccaggaccagggaGGTTGGAAATCACCCGAGATTGCGGCCATATTTGACAGCTACGCCCGCTTCTGCTTTGAATCGTTCGGGGATCGCGTGAAACTGTGGATCACGTTGAACGAGCCGTACGTGTGCGCTAAACTGGGCCACGAGGATGGCATCTTTGCCCCGGGGGTAAAAGAACCAGGGATGGCTGCCTACCTGGTGGGCCACAACATGCTACGTGGCCACGCCAGGGCCTGGCACAGCTACAATGTCCTCTACCGGGCAAAACAGGGTGGCTCGGTGTCCTTAGCGATTAATAGCGACTGGGCTGAACCGTTGGACCCGGCCAGTCCCGATGACACGGCCGCCACCGAACGCTACCTGGCCTTTACACTAGGGTGGTTTTCCTGGCCCCTGTTTGTCACTGGAGACTACCCAGAAGTGATGAGGTCTAGTATTGAGGTCAGAAGCAAAGAACTGGGTTACCAAGAAGGTTCTAGACTGCCCAGGTTCTCCAAAGACGAGCCTAGTCTTCTCGGCACGGCTGACTTTTTTGCGTTGAACTACTACACGTCTCGGAGGGTGAAGCCAGGGGAATGTTGTCCAGGGGTGTTGGGGTTGAAGAGTGACCAGGATGCAGAGGGGGTGGTGGACCCATCCTGGCCGGTATGTGGGGTGTCATGGCTGGCTGTGGTTCCTGACGGCTTGAGGAAACTGCTGAAGTACATTAAG GACACATTCAACAACCCTGCGGTCTACATCACAGAAAATGGCTTCTCCCAGGTGGGGCCAGTGGACATGGAAGATGTCCAGCGTTGTGGGTTTTACCATGACATCATCCAGGAAATAGCCAGAG CTCTCCGAGAGGATGGTGTTGACGTGCGAGGCTATTTCGCCTGGTCTCTCCTGGATAACTTTGAATGGGCCGACGGGTTCAGCGTACGTTTTGGCCTGTTCCACGTGGACTTCTCTCGACCGGAGCGACCACGGACTGCGTACCGCTCTGGAAGGGAGTATGCCGGCATAATTTCCAAGTACAGATCTCAGACCATGGTAAATATCTAA
- the gba3 gene encoding cytosolic beta-glucosidase isoform X2, producing the protein MFGYSNLIRKGGWNVDDKGPSIWDTFCHEGGRLVFEGQSGDVTCNSYELWEEDLRCIRQLGLTHYRLSLSWSRLLPEGITRHVNQKGLRYYNKVINDLVASDVLPMVTLYHFDLPQALQDQGGWKSPEIAAIFDSYARFCFESFGDRVKLWITLNEPYVCAKLGHEDGIFAPGVKEPGMAAYLVGHNMLRGHARAWHSYNVLYRAKQGGSVSLAINSDWAEPLDPASPDDTAATERYLAFTLGWFSWPLFVTGDYPEVMRSSIEVRSKELGYQEGSRLPRFSKDEPSLLGTADFFALNYYTSRRVKPGECCPGVLGLKSDQDAEGVVDPSWPVCGVSWLAVVPDGLRKLLKYIKDTFNNPAVYITENGFSQVGPVDMEDVQRCGFYHDIIQEIARALREDGVDVRGYFAWSLLDNFEWADGFSVRFGLFHVDFSRPERPRTAYRSGREYAGIISKYRSQTMVNI; encoded by the exons GAGGCTGGAATGTGGATGACAAGGGACCGAGCATTTGGGACACGTTCTGTCACGAGGGGGGCAGACTAGTGTTCGAGGGCCAGAGTGGAGATGTCACCTGTAACAGCTATGAGCTCTGGGAAGAGGACCTCCGGTGTATCCGTCAGCTAGGCCTGACCCACTACCGCCTGTCTCTGTCCTGGTCCCGCCTGCTACCGGAGGGCATAACACGACATGTCAATCAAAAAG GTTTGCGATACTACAACAAAGTGATCAATGATTTGGTGGCTAGTGACGTGTTGCCCATGGTTACTCTGTACCACTTTGACCTGCCACaagctctccaggaccagggaGGTTGGAAATCACCCGAGATTGCGGCCATATTTGACAGCTACGCCCGCTTCTGCTTTGAATCGTTCGGGGATCGCGTGAAACTGTGGATCACGTTGAACGAGCCGTACGTGTGCGCTAAACTGGGCCACGAGGATGGCATCTTTGCCCCGGGGGTAAAAGAACCAGGGATGGCTGCCTACCTGGTGGGCCACAACATGCTACGTGGCCACGCCAGGGCCTGGCACAGCTACAATGTCCTCTACCGGGCAAAACAGGGTGGCTCGGTGTCCTTAGCGATTAATAGCGACTGGGCTGAACCGTTGGACCCGGCCAGTCCCGATGACACGGCCGCCACCGAACGCTACCTGGCCTTTACACTAGGGTGGTTTTCCTGGCCCCTGTTTGTCACTGGAGACTACCCAGAAGTGATGAGGTCTAGTATTGAGGTCAGAAGCAAAGAACTGGGTTACCAAGAAGGTTCTAGACTGCCCAGGTTCTCCAAAGACGAGCCTAGTCTTCTCGGCACGGCTGACTTTTTTGCGTTGAACTACTACACGTCTCGGAGGGTGAAGCCAGGGGAATGTTGTCCAGGGGTGTTGGGGTTGAAGAGTGACCAGGATGCAGAGGGGGTGGTGGACCCATCCTGGCCGGTATGTGGGGTGTCATGGCTGGCTGTGGTTCCTGACGGCTTGAGGAAACTGCTGAAGTACATTAAG GACACATTCAACAACCCTGCGGTCTACATCACAGAAAATGGCTTCTCCCAGGTGGGGCCAGTGGACATGGAAGATGTCCAGCGTTGTGGGTTTTACCATGACATCATCCAGGAAATAGCCAGAG CTCTCCGAGAGGATGGTGTTGACGTGCGAGGCTATTTCGCCTGGTCTCTCCTGGATAACTTTGAATGGGCCGACGGGTTCAGCGTACGTTTTGGCCTGTTCCACGTGGACTTCTCTCGACCGGAGCGACCACGGACTGCGTACCGCTCTGGAAGGGAGTATGCCGGCATAATTTCCAAGTACAGATCTCAGACCATGGTAAATATCTAA